A single window of Synechococcus sp. CBW1004 DNA harbors:
- a CDS encoding glutathione S-transferase family protein: MELHQFRHSAFCEKVRLILASKGLEVTLVEVTPGLGQLELFRLSGQRQVPVLVEGATVIADSTVIALHLEEAHPTPALLPADPVARARVLLLEDWADTALSAGCRRALLQAATADPVLRTALLPEAAPSMLRQLVSALPGGLMAPMGEAITEALAPCEARQLQRNLEQLVVLIEAGAYLVGDRLSLADLAVVAQLSLLRFPATAGAPLAGRGLPGFSDNPLLAPLFQWRDRILAELGRA; this comes from the coding sequence ATGGAGTTGCACCAGTTCCGCCACTCGGCCTTCTGCGAGAAGGTGCGGCTGATTCTGGCCTCCAAGGGCCTTGAGGTCACTCTGGTGGAGGTGACTCCTGGCCTCGGTCAGCTGGAGCTGTTCCGTCTGTCCGGCCAGCGCCAGGTGCCCGTGCTGGTGGAGGGGGCCACGGTGATCGCCGATTCCACGGTGATCGCGCTGCATCTGGAGGAGGCCCATCCCACGCCGGCGCTGCTGCCGGCCGATCCCGTCGCCCGCGCCCGCGTGCTGCTGCTGGAGGACTGGGCCGACACCGCCCTGTCAGCCGGCTGCCGCCGAGCCCTGCTGCAGGCCGCCACCGCCGATCCGGTCCTGCGCACGGCCCTGCTGCCGGAGGCTGCGCCCTCGATGCTGCGGCAGCTCGTGAGCGCCCTGCCCGGCGGGCTGATGGCACCGATGGGCGAGGCGATCACTGAGGCCCTCGCCCCCTGTGAGGCGCGTCAGCTGCAGCGCAATCTCGAACAGCTGGTGGTGTTGATCGAGGCAGGGGCCTATCTGGTGGGCGATCGCCTCAGCCTGGCGGATCTGGCGGTGGTGGCCCAGTTGTCGCTGCTGCGCTTCCCCGCCACGGCCGGTGCTCCTCTGGCCGGCCGCGGCCTGCCGGGTTTCAGCGACAACCCGCTGCTGGCGCCGCTGTTCCAGTGGCGTGATCGGATCCTGGCGGAACTGGGACGAGCCTGA
- the rbfA gene encoding 30S ribosome-binding factor RbfA — protein MAQGRRVERVAALVRREVSELLVNGIRDERVHHGMVSVTAVEVAGDLQHCRIRVSVLGSEDDRLQVMEGLRAATPYVKGELGRRLKMRRTPEVVFQLDRGLERGTTVLSLLNRLEEERRERGEIPTGTDQDDGGEGSASVQADPSGDEP, from the coding sequence ATGGCCCAGGGACGCCGCGTCGAGCGGGTGGCGGCGCTTGTGCGCCGTGAGGTGAGTGAACTGCTGGTCAACGGCATCCGCGACGAGCGGGTCCACCACGGCATGGTCAGCGTCACCGCGGTGGAGGTGGCGGGCGATCTGCAGCATTGCCGCATCCGGGTGAGCGTGCTGGGCAGCGAAGACGACCGCCTGCAGGTCATGGAAGGCCTCAGAGCCGCCACTCCCTACGTCAAGGGGGAGCTGGGCAGGCGCCTGAAGATGCGACGCACCCCGGAGGTGGTCTTCCAGCTGGACCGGGGCCTGGAGCGCGGCACCACGGTCCTCAGCCTGCTGAACCGCCTGGAGGAGGAGCGTCGCGAGCGCGGTGAGATCCCCACCGGCACCGATCAGGACGACGGCGGGGAGGGTTCCGCCTCGGTCCAGGCTGATCCCTCCGGCGATGAGCCCTGA
- a CDS encoding glycoside hydrolase family 3 N-terminal domain-containing protein, protein MSPELRRRVAQLLVVRASGHLSDGQRRYPRWELRNAELQQLLAQGVGGVILLGGSAAELRLRTLQLQAWSPAPLLLCADVEEGVGQRFEGASWLVPPLALAGLHHRDPAAALELAERYGRCTGREARALGLNWVLGPVCDVNNNPANPVINVRAWGEDPATAGSLACAFLRGAQAEGVLCCAKHFPGHGDTATDSHLDLPLLEHSRERLEAIELPPFREAIASGVASVMTAHLLLPSLDAERPATLSKAVLTDLLRRDLGFDGLVVTDALVMEAIAGRYGAGEAAVLALEAGADLVLMPADAEAAIEAIVAAVQSGRLSEERLQESLERRSRALNALPPPAEADPDAGFTPLGPLRNGPLPEDRQLAVELVRRSLEVQSPASMPLAPGDGGLNLIRLDHPLASPFLMASAPALSRPSAAGLKPCLITPQAPSPWRNDAEAPLDLARLGEGPVVLQLFVRGNPFRGSAGGGEEPWEAAIRQLQNLGRLAGLAIYGSPYLWRRLRTLVAPGIPAACSPGQMPLAQEAVLAALGLGPAPSLPGDPSGEAACGSGAGRDGQRTGFTD, encoded by the coding sequence ATGAGCCCTGAGCTGCGGCGCCGGGTGGCGCAGCTGCTGGTGGTGCGCGCCAGCGGCCACCTCAGCGATGGCCAGCGCCGCTATCCCCGCTGGGAACTGCGCAACGCCGAGCTGCAGCAGCTGCTGGCACAGGGCGTGGGGGGCGTGATCCTGCTGGGCGGCAGCGCCGCGGAACTGCGGCTGCGCACCCTGCAGCTGCAGGCCTGGAGCCCGGCGCCCCTGCTCCTGTGCGCCGACGTCGAGGAGGGGGTGGGGCAGCGCTTCGAGGGCGCCAGCTGGCTGGTGCCCCCCCTGGCCCTGGCCGGCCTGCACCACCGGGATCCGGCCGCGGCCCTGGAGCTAGCGGAACGCTACGGGCGCTGCACCGGCCGCGAGGCGCGGGCCCTGGGCCTCAACTGGGTGCTGGGCCCGGTCTGCGACGTCAACAACAACCCGGCCAATCCCGTGATCAACGTGCGGGCCTGGGGAGAGGATCCGGCCACCGCAGGCTCCCTGGCCTGCGCCTTCCTGCGCGGGGCCCAGGCGGAGGGGGTGCTCTGCTGCGCCAAGCACTTCCCCGGCCATGGCGACACCGCCACGGATTCCCATCTGGACCTGCCGCTCCTGGAGCACAGCCGCGAGCGGCTCGAGGCCATCGAGCTGCCCCCCTTCCGCGAGGCGATCGCCAGCGGCGTGGCCTCGGTGATGACGGCCCATCTGCTCCTGCCCAGCCTCGACGCCGAGCGCCCGGCCACCCTTTCCAAGGCGGTGCTCACCGACCTGCTGCGCCGCGATCTGGGCTTCGACGGCCTGGTGGTCACCGACGCGCTGGTGATGGAGGCGATCGCCGGCCGCTACGGGGCGGGTGAGGCTGCGGTGCTGGCCCTGGAGGCCGGTGCCGATCTGGTGCTGATGCCGGCCGATGCCGAGGCGGCGATCGAAGCGATCGTGGCGGCCGTGCAGTCCGGACGCCTGAGCGAGGAACGGCTGCAGGAGAGCCTGGAGCGACGCAGTCGGGCTCTGAATGCGCTCCCCCCACCGGCCGAGGCCGACCCCGATGCGGGTTTCACGCCGCTGGGCCCTCTGCGCAATGGCCCTCTGCCCGAGGACCGGCAGCTGGCCGTCGAGCTGGTGCGGCGCAGCCTGGAGGTGCAGAGCCCGGCCAGCATGCCGCTGGCCCCTGGGGACGGCGGCCTCAACCTGATCCGCCTCGACCACCCCCTGGCCAGCCCGTTTCTGATGGCGAGCGCCCCGGCCCTGAGCCGGCCGAGTGCCGCCGGCCTGAAACCGTGTCTGATCACCCCCCAGGCACCCTCACCCTGGCGCAACGATGCCGAGGCGCCCCTGGATCTGGCGCGCCTGGGCGAGGGCCCCGTGGTGCTGCAGCTGTTCGTGCGTGGCAATCCCTTCCGTGGCAGCGCCGGCGGCGGCGAGGAGCCCTGGGAGGCGGCGATCCGCCAGCTGCAGAACCTCGGCCGCCTGGCGGGCCTGGCCATCTACGGCAGCCCCTACCTGTGGCGGCGGCTGAGAACGCTGGTGGCGCCGGGGATTCCGGCGGCCTGCAGCCCCGGACAGATGCCCCTGGCCCAGGAGGCAGTGCTCGCCGCTCTGGGGCTGGGGCCGGCTCCGTCCCTTCCCGGCGATCCGTCCGGGGAGGCGGCATGCGGCAGCGGGGCTGGCAGGGATGGCCAGCGCACCGGCTTCACCGACTGA
- a CDS encoding DUF751 family protein: MKDFFLNVTRYPRYLVAFGLGVFQSVLDPLLQRLSNPVTAVALVGALISGLLSLGLVLRAMVNTAPSI, translated from the coding sequence ATGAAGGACTTCTTCCTGAATGTGACGCGCTATCCGCGCTATCTGGTGGCCTTCGGACTGGGGGTGTTCCAGTCAGTGCTTGATCCGCTGCTGCAGCGCCTCAGCAATCCGGTCACCGCCGTGGCCCTGGTGGGGGCGTTGATCAGCGGCCTGCTCAGCCTGGGCCTTGTGCTGCGTGCGATGGTGAACACCGCACCGTCGATCTAG
- a CDS encoding B12-binding domain-containing radical SAM protein, which produces MRTLFLYPEFPKTFWSYEKILELVNRKVLLPPLGLVTVAALLPQKWEMKLVDRNVREVTEAEWDWAELVVISGMIVQKADMAAQIAKAKARGLPVAVGGPFASSTPDAPELELADFKILDEGEITLPMFIEAIERGDTSGRFTANGDKPDVTATPVPRFDLLELDAYDSMSVQFSRGCPFQCEFCDIIVLYGRKPRTKTPQQLIAELQSLYDLGWRRSIFLVDDNFIGNKRNAKLLLPAIKEWQIERNYPFSFATEASVDLASDEEMMQMMSEARFDSVFLGIETPDEASLSIAGKHQNMRSSLEEAVDRINSYGIRVMAGFIIGFDGEKTGAGDRIVQFVSRTGIPAAMMGMLQALPNTGLWHRLEKEGRLIQEKTDAKGVNQTNLLNFVPTRPIREIANEYVDAFCRLYEPNAYIDRVTHYYLKAGKPRWQQFAPKGVALGKATLPSWTDIRALAIVIWRQGIKRDTRWRFWRSLLKIARHNPEVFEQFLVTLAHNEHFQEYRGIVSREIQEQLAALPPDPPTAPVSPTRELQPA; this is translated from the coding sequence ATGCGCACCCTCTTCCTCTATCCAGAATTCCCCAAGACCTTCTGGAGCTACGAGAAGATCCTGGAGCTGGTCAACCGCAAGGTGTTGCTGCCACCTCTGGGTCTGGTGACCGTCGCGGCTCTGCTGCCCCAGAAGTGGGAGATGAAGCTTGTCGACCGCAACGTGCGCGAGGTCACCGAGGCGGAATGGGACTGGGCAGAGCTGGTGGTGATCTCGGGGATGATCGTGCAGAAGGCCGACATGGCCGCGCAGATCGCCAAAGCCAAGGCACGCGGCCTCCCCGTGGCCGTGGGCGGGCCCTTCGCCAGCTCCACTCCGGATGCTCCCGAGCTGGAACTGGCGGATTTCAAGATTCTCGATGAGGGTGAAATCACCCTGCCGATGTTCATCGAGGCGATCGAACGCGGCGACACCTCAGGCCGCTTCACCGCCAACGGCGACAAGCCGGATGTGACCGCCACCCCGGTTCCCCGCTTCGACCTGCTGGAGCTCGACGCATACGACTCGATGTCAGTGCAGTTCTCGCGGGGCTGTCCGTTCCAGTGCGAATTCTGCGACATCATCGTGCTCTACGGCCGCAAGCCGCGCACCAAGACACCGCAGCAACTGATTGCCGAACTCCAGTCTCTGTACGACCTGGGCTGGCGGCGCTCGATCTTCCTGGTGGATGACAACTTCATCGGCAACAAGCGCAACGCCAAGCTGCTGCTGCCGGCGATCAAGGAGTGGCAGATCGAACGCAACTACCCCTTCAGCTTCGCCACCGAGGCCTCGGTTGATCTGGCCTCCGACGAGGAGATGATGCAGATGATGAGCGAAGCACGCTTCGACAGCGTGTTCCTCGGCATCGAAACACCGGACGAGGCCTCGCTCTCAATCGCCGGCAAACACCAGAACATGCGCAGCTCCCTCGAGGAGGCGGTGGACCGCATCAATTCCTACGGCATCCGCGTGATGGCCGGCTTTATCATCGGCTTCGACGGTGAGAAGACCGGTGCCGGTGACCGGATCGTGCAGTTCGTCAGCCGCACCGGCATCCCTGCCGCGATGATGGGCATGCTGCAGGCCCTCCCCAACACCGGTCTGTGGCACCGGCTCGAGAAAGAAGGTCGCCTGATTCAGGAGAAGACCGACGCCAAGGGCGTCAATCAGACCAACCTGCTCAACTTCGTGCCGACGCGACCGATCCGTGAGATCGCCAACGAATACGTGGATGCCTTCTGCCGTCTCTACGAACCCAATGCCTATATCGACCGCGTCACCCACTACTACCTCAAGGCGGGAAAACCCCGTTGGCAGCAGTTCGCTCCCAAAGGGGTGGCACTCGGCAAGGCGACCTTGCCCAGCTGGACCGACATCCGGGCTCTCGCGATCGTGATCTGGCGGCAGGGCATCAAGCGGGACACCCGCTGGCGCTTCTGGCGCTCCCTGCTGAAGATCGCCCGCCACAATCCCGAGGTGTTCGAGCAATTCCTCGTCACCCTGGCTCACAACGAGCACTTCCAGGAATATCGCGGCATCGTCAGCCGGGAGATCCAGGAACAGCTGGCGGCCCTGCCCCCCGATCCTCCGACCGCACCCGTGAGCCCGACCCGGGAGCTTCAGCCGGCCTGA
- a CDS encoding chlororespiratory reduction protein 7: MSDPLLRELDHYVVLEPAAAERILSAAETRDWLAAQLAGLEHPPEDLQGLADDRARAERLLETACALELAPGHTIQWFAVRLEPPGSRPAAASASRSAPGASGSE, encoded by the coding sequence ATGTCCGATCCCCTGCTGCGGGAGCTCGATCATTACGTGGTGCTGGAGCCGGCCGCGGCCGAGCGCATCCTCAGCGCCGCTGAGACGCGTGACTGGCTGGCGGCGCAGCTGGCGGGGCTGGAGCATCCGCCGGAGGATCTGCAGGGTCTGGCGGATGACCGGGCCCGGGCCGAACGGCTGCTGGAGACGGCCTGTGCCCTGGAGCTGGCTCCCGGTCACACGATCCAGTGGTTCGCAGTGCGCCTGGAGCCCCCGGGATCGCGGCCGGCTGCCGCCTCGGCTTCAAGGTCAGCCCCGGGAGCATCAGGGAGCGAATGA
- a CDS encoding DUF6816 family protein, with the protein MGRGRIRAILAALRLPGVQALRSAAPGMPLWRALAGLLVVTVLLSVSAAPPAAAAEAGPLAPATPLERRLHQWPAWKLPAPLARPGHQAPAWPIWFKGTWLVESETLSMDPAMPPQPNPPWQARFRPDGRGGAVAERAFNACSVGRSLLGERLLSVQDDPANPQRQLARLAGDLLLETTLIGQRGETPEPERFLNDELSLQVLHGPGEPRVSRIETLGRWRLLVDGSIAAEQWQARYPSPSEGLAATPLSSDHWRLRLVPVPPGSDHATGTAAPAAGCR; encoded by the coding sequence ATGGGCAGAGGGCGGATCCGGGCCATCCTGGCGGCGCTGCGGCTCCCTGGGGTGCAGGCTCTCCGCTCAGCAGCCCCGGGAATGCCGCTGTGGCGGGCGCTGGCGGGGCTCCTGGTGGTCACTGTGCTGCTGAGCGTCAGCGCGGCGCCACCGGCAGCAGCAGCGGAGGCTGGCCCGCTGGCTCCAGCCACCCCCCTGGAACGCCGCCTGCACCAGTGGCCCGCATGGAAGCTGCCGGCTCCGCTGGCCCGGCCCGGCCATCAGGCACCGGCGTGGCCGATCTGGTTCAAGGGCACGTGGCTGGTGGAAAGCGAGACCCTGTCGATGGACCCCGCCATGCCACCCCAGCCCAATCCGCCCTGGCAGGCCCGCTTCCGGCCCGATGGACGGGGCGGAGCCGTGGCCGAGCGGGCCTTCAACGCCTGCTCGGTCGGCCGCAGCCTGCTGGGGGAGCGACTGCTGTCGGTTCAGGACGATCCGGCCAACCCCCAGCGGCAGCTGGCCCGCCTCGCCGGCGACCTGCTGCTGGAGACCACACTCATCGGGCAGCGGGGCGAAACACCGGAGCCGGAGCGCTTTCTCAACGACGAGCTCAGCCTGCAGGTGTTGCACGGCCCGGGCGAACCACGGGTCAGCCGGATCGAGACCCTCGGCCGGTGGCGGCTGCTGGTCGATGGGAGCATCGCCGCTGAGCAGTGGCAGGCTCGCTACCCATCGCCCAGCGAGGGGCTGGCGGCAACGCCACTCTCCAGCGACCACTGGCGGCTCAGGCTCGTCCCAGTTCCGCCAGGATCCGATCACGCCACTGGAACAGCGGCGCCAGCAGCGGGTTGTCGCTGA
- a CDS encoding DUF4346 domain-containing protein → MSSCNTTTSRQALDEELSKRFIELDPAGYFLIRVDAETAELVAEHYSNSINERGLATDPDTGEVLACRGGGPRKPTAIYRGRSAKELGMALTEGDGPHPLSRLDHALYLGRELQKAELCLEQGIAYVQD, encoded by the coding sequence ATGTCCAGCTGCAACACCACGACGTCGCGCCAGGCCCTGGATGAGGAGCTCTCGAAGCGCTTCATCGAGCTCGATCCTGCCGGCTATTTCCTGATCCGCGTCGATGCGGAGACCGCCGAACTGGTGGCCGAGCACTACAGCAACAGCATCAACGAACGAGGCCTCGCCACCGACCCCGACACCGGCGAGGTGCTGGCCTGCCGCGGCGGCGGTCCGCGCAAGCCGACCGCCATCTATCGCGGCCGCAGCGCCAAGGAACTGGGCATGGCCCTCACCGAGGGTGACGGGCCTCACCCCCTCAGCCGCCTCGATCACGCCCTCTATCTGGGCCGTGAGCTGCAGAAGGCTGAGCTCTGCCTGGAGCAGGGGATCGCCTACGTCCAGGATTGA
- a CDS encoding 6-carboxytetrahydropterin synthase, whose product MTAAGLQAPLQTPIPPGREVAAHGRGRPCVITRRACFSASHLYRLPELSDAENQRRFGPCSRVPGHGHNYELIVAMGGALDGDGMVLNLSDVKHAIRREVTEPLDFRFLNEAWPEFDLERPEGRLPTTEALALAIRDRLAPHLPLMGIRLYEHPDLWADVLSGPAIDPMEAFLSIRTHFAAAHRLARPELSQSENEAIYGKCARPHGHGHNYLLEVSVRGPIDPRTGMVCDLAALQQLVQDLVVEPFDHTFLNKDVEHFASCVPTAENIALHIADLLSQPIAGLGARLHKVRLQESPNNAAEVFAEMAQLGMVPSALEVLASA is encoded by the coding sequence ATGACCGCAGCCGGCCTGCAGGCCCCGCTCCAGACCCCAATCCCCCCTGGCCGGGAAGTCGCGGCCCACGGCCGGGGGCGTCCCTGCGTGATCACACGCCGGGCCTGTTTCAGTGCCAGTCACCTGTATCGCCTGCCGGAACTGAGCGATGCGGAGAACCAGCGGCGCTTCGGGCCCTGCAGCCGGGTGCCTGGCCACGGCCACAACTACGAGCTGATCGTGGCCATGGGCGGCGCACTGGATGGCGACGGCATGGTGCTCAACCTCTCGGATGTGAAGCACGCCATCCGCCGCGAGGTGACCGAGCCGCTCGACTTCCGCTTCCTCAACGAGGCCTGGCCGGAGTTCGATCTGGAGCGCCCTGAGGGGCGACTCCCCACCACCGAGGCGCTGGCCCTGGCCATCCGTGACCGCCTCGCTCCCCATCTGCCGCTGATGGGAATCCGCCTGTACGAACACCCCGATCTCTGGGCCGATGTGCTCAGCGGACCCGCCATCGATCCCATGGAAGCCTTCCTCTCCATTCGCACCCACTTCGCCGCTGCCCACCGCCTGGCCCGCCCCGAGCTCAGCCAGAGCGAGAACGAGGCGATCTACGGCAAGTGCGCAAGGCCCCATGGCCATGGCCACAACTACCTGCTGGAGGTGAGCGTGCGCGGGCCGATCGATCCCCGCACCGGCATGGTCTGCGATCTGGCGGCGCTGCAACAGCTGGTGCAGGACCTGGTGGTGGAGCCGTTCGATCACACCTTCCTCAACAAGGACGTCGAACACTTCGCCAGCTGTGTGCCGACTGCGGAGAACATCGCCCTACACATCGCCGATCTGCTCAGTCAGCCGATCGCCGGACTGGGGGCCCGCCTTCACAAGGTGCGTCTGCAGGAAAGCCCCAACAACGCCGCCGAGGTATTCGCCGAAATGGCCCAGTTGGGGATGGTGCCCTCTGCTCTGGAGGTCCTGGCCAGCGCCTGA
- a CDS encoding dihydrofolate reductase family protein — MTPPSGPRNGLPHLRLVLAVSLDGRLASPAGGAAQIGGRGDRRVLEEALAWSDGALLGAETLRRHGSTCLIHAPDLLERRLQQGLAPQPLALVASRSGRLPPGLPFFAQPVERWLLLQKAPAEEPPTEPLVAPPVECTGAVPGASEPRGSAEAMPEVAGQEGEAILSVEAALLGARNSVARPVVHPAGFARVLTMEGWEPALRQLASVGLQRLVVLGGASLAASLLAEDRLDELQLTFCPQLLGGAHTWLGPTALVPVPARGGWRLLEHRRLEGDELMLRYGRTATGG, encoded by the coding sequence ATGACTCCTCCGTCAGGGCCCAGGAACGGCCTGCCGCATCTGCGGCTGGTCCTTGCCGTCAGCCTGGATGGTCGTCTGGCATCGCCGGCGGGGGGCGCAGCCCAGATCGGCGGCCGCGGCGACCGGCGTGTGCTCGAGGAAGCCCTGGCCTGGTCCGATGGTGCGCTGCTCGGGGCCGAGACCCTGCGGCGCCATGGCAGCACCTGTCTGATCCATGCCCCCGACCTGCTGGAGCGACGCCTTCAGCAGGGGCTGGCCCCCCAGCCGCTGGCGCTGGTGGCCAGCCGCAGTGGCCGCCTGCCGCCGGGGCTGCCCTTTTTCGCTCAGCCCGTTGAGCGCTGGCTGCTGCTGCAGAAGGCTCCGGCCGAGGAACCGCCCACCGAGCCGCTTGTCGCTCCGCCGGTTGAGTGCACTGGCGCAGTCCCTGGGGCGTCGGAGCCACGGGGCTCTGCCGAAGCCATGCCAGAGGTCGCGGGGCAGGAGGGGGAGGCCATCCTCTCCGTCGAGGCCGCTCTGTTGGGCGCGAGGAACAGCGTTGCCCGGCCGGTGGTGCACCCGGCCGGTTTCGCCAGGGTGCTGACCATGGAGGGCTGGGAGCCGGCCCTGCGGCAGCTGGCGTCGGTGGGGCTGCAGCGGCTGGTGGTGCTCGGCGGGGCCTCCCTGGCGGCCAGCCTGCTGGCCGAGGACCGCCTGGACGAGCTTCAGCTCACCTTCTGTCCGCAGCTGCTCGGCGGTGCGCACACCTGGCTGGGCCCCACGGCGCTGGTGCCGGTCCCCGCCCGTGGCGGCTGGCGCCTGCTGGAGCACCGTCGCCTCGAGGGAGACGAGCTGATGCTGCGCTACGGCCGGACTGCGACCGGAGGCTGA
- a CDS encoding shikimate kinase — MSSPPLAAAELTHRLRGLNLYLVGMMGAGKSAVGRPLAEALGYRFLDADQVLEQAAGRPIPAIFEADGEEGFRELETAVLDRITGWHSLVVATGGGVVTRPVNWGHLHQGVVIWLDAPAELLLDRLQADPTPRPLLATEDPAARLETLLQARRPLYAQADLRVEQRGGDDPRAVAERVVAALPTILRERTQPPTAPVQLQDADGRLTQSLN, encoded by the coding sequence ATGTCCTCGCCCCCCCTCGCCGCCGCTGAGCTGACCCACCGCCTGCGGGGCCTGAATCTCTACCTGGTGGGGATGATGGGAGCCGGCAAGAGCGCCGTGGGGCGCCCGCTGGCCGAGGCCCTGGGCTACCGCTTCCTCGATGCCGATCAGGTGCTGGAGCAGGCCGCGGGGCGGCCGATTCCCGCGATCTTCGAAGCGGATGGCGAGGAGGGTTTCCGCGAGCTGGAGACGGCCGTGCTCGATCGCATCACCGGCTGGCATTCGCTGGTGGTGGCCACCGGCGGCGGCGTGGTGACCCGGCCGGTGAACTGGGGCCACCTGCATCAGGGGGTGGTGATCTGGCTCGATGCCCCCGCCGAACTGCTGCTGGACCGTCTGCAGGCCGATCCGACACCACGGCCGCTGCTGGCCACGGAGGACCCGGCGGCGCGGCTGGAGACCCTGCTGCAGGCGCGCCGCCCCCTCTACGCCCAGGCCGACCTGCGGGTCGAACAGCGGGGCGGCGACGATCCGCGGGCGGTGGCTGAGCGGGTGGTGGCGGCCCTGCCGACCATCCTCAGGGAACGGACCCAGCCCCCCACTGCGCCGGTGCAGCTTCAGGACGCTGACGGCCGCCTGACCCAGTCGCTGAACTGA
- a CDS encoding GNAT family N-acetyltransferase: MAELRAQWHTTLNQLPEDQWQALLRAGAAEGGEPPPFYSWRWLHHLEASGSIAPREGWQPCHLALWRGEVLVAVAPLYLKGHSYGEFVFDQAFAQLAGQLGLRYYPKLVGMSPVSPVQGYRFLVASDEDTARLTALLLEQIDVFCQRNGILSCNFLYVDPAWQPLAEAAGCERWINQQSQWTNPGHADFEAYLASFNANQRRNIRRERRAVAQAGLTVTPLAGEAIPPPLLGRMHHFYAQHCARWGPWGSKYLSEAFFEAAALELREHLVLFSAHRGDPGDPLAMSLCVRGGDSLWGRYWGSDVDLDNLHFEVCYYAPIEWAIAQGIRRFDPGAGGSHKRRRGFLAEPRVSLHRWSDPGFAAILREWLPGANRQMLAEIEAVNAELPFSATYDPPHVQLQHHDVAPGPG; encoded by the coding sequence ATGGCCGAGCTTCGGGCGCAGTGGCACACCACCCTGAATCAGCTGCCCGAGGACCAGTGGCAGGCTTTGCTGCGGGCCGGTGCCGCGGAAGGAGGCGAGCCGCCACCCTTCTACTCCTGGCGCTGGCTGCATCATCTGGAGGCCAGCGGCAGCATCGCGCCCCGTGAGGGCTGGCAGCCCTGCCATCTGGCTCTGTGGCGGGGTGAGGTGTTGGTGGCGGTGGCTCCGCTGTATCTGAAGGGGCACAGCTATGGCGAATTCGTCTTCGATCAGGCCTTCGCCCAGCTCGCCGGCCAGCTCGGACTGCGCTATTACCCCAAACTGGTCGGCATGAGTCCGGTCAGCCCGGTGCAGGGCTATCGCTTCCTGGTGGCCTCCGACGAGGACACCGCACGACTCACGGCGTTGTTGCTCGAGCAGATCGATGTCTTCTGTCAGCGTAACGGCATCCTCAGCTGCAATTTCCTCTACGTGGATCCGGCCTGGCAGCCCCTGGCCGAGGCGGCCGGCTGCGAGCGCTGGATCAACCAGCAGAGCCAGTGGACCAACCCGGGACACGCCGATTTTGAGGCCTATCTGGCCAGCTTCAACGCCAACCAGCGTCGCAACATCCGTCGCGAGCGGCGCGCCGTGGCACAGGCGGGTCTGACGGTGACGCCCCTCGCCGGTGAGGCGATCCCGCCGCCGCTGCTGGGCCGGATGCATCACTTCTATGCGCAGCACTGCGCCCGCTGGGGGCCCTGGGGAAGCAAGTATCTCAGCGAGGCGTTCTTCGAGGCGGCGGCCCTTGAGCTGCGCGAGCACCTGGTGCTGTTCAGCGCCCATCGGGGGGATCCCGGCGATCCGCTGGCGATGAGCCTTTGCGTGCGGGGCGGAGACAGCCTCTGGGGTCGCTACTGGGGCAGTGATGTGGACCTCGACAACCTGCATTTCGAGGTCTGCTACTACGCGCCGATCGAGTGGGCGATCGCCCAGGGGATCCGCCGCTTCGACCCCGGTGCCGGTGGCAGTCACAAGCGCCGTCGAGGATTCCTGGCGGAGCCCCGCGTCAGCCTGCATCGCTGGAGCGATCCAGGCTTCGCCGCCATCCTCAGAGAGTGGCTCCCCGGGGCGAACCGGCAGATGCTGGCGGAGATCGAGGCGGTCAACGCCGAGCTGCCATTCAGCGCCACCTACGATCCACCCCATGTCCAGCTGCAACACCACGACGTCGCGCCAGGCCCTGGATGA